The following are encoded in a window of Thunnus albacares chromosome 9, fThuAlb1.1, whole genome shotgun sequence genomic DNA:
- the mcoln2 gene encoding mucolipin-2, whose translation MELLVRYLERSNSISSTMTQDAVKEEKLRDDLKYYFMSPCEKYRARRHVPWKLGVQILKIVMITTQLILFGLNNQLVVSYKEENTMAFKNLFLKGYSGVDEDDYCIAVYTQQDVYDSLFYVLDQYSQLGRLSVGPISYAEDEDGGLLPVVICKELYRRGSVEPSDEAFDIDAQVETVCMPHDPLTADKWKIQNSSFFELDFYRLVDIKITFQLKGINLQTVRSRELPDCYSFYITVTFDNQCHSGKVKIFLDIDSQSSACQDWKISGTAQKNTHYLLVFDAFVILVCLTSAVLCARSIILAVRLLQRFSRFLHENYNRKVCEDDQSEFLNGWYVLVIVSDLLAIVGSILKMEIQAKSLTSYDVCSIFLGTSTLMVWVGVIRYLGYFQKYNVLILTMKAAFPKVLRFCCCAGMIYLGYTFCGWIVLGPYHEKFEGLSRVSECLFSLVNGDDMFTTFAQLKDKNTLVWLFSRAYLYSFISLFIYMVLSLFIALITDAYETIKNYQKDGFPLTDLHKFLREQSDFAVAEESSQTDNHVRYSMFCCCERRPESDNVILIS comes from the exons ATGGAATTATTGGTTCGATATCTGGAACGGAGCAATTCAATCAG CTCAACTATGACTCAAGACGCCGTTAAAGAGGAGAAGCTGAGGGACGACCTGAAGTACTACTTCATGAGCCCGTGTGAGAAGTACAGAGCCCGACGACACGTACCCTGGAAACTGGGGGTGCAGATCCTGAAAATTGTCATGATCACCACACAA CTCATCTTGTTCGGTCTCAACAACCAGCTGGTGGTGTCCTATAAGGAGGAGAACACCATGGCCTTCAAAAATCTGTTCCTGAAGGGCTACAGCGGGGTGGATGAGGATGACTACTGTATTGCTGTCTACACGCAGCAAGATGTCTACGACAGTCTGTTTTATGTCCTGGATCAG TACAGCCAGTTGGGCCGGCTCTCTGTGGGTCCCATCAGTTACGCCGAGGATGAAGACGGCGGCCTGCTTCCTGTCGTCATCTGCAAGGAGCTCTACAGGAGAGGCAGTGTGGAGCCCTCAGACGAGGCCTTTGACATAGACGCACAGGTGGAGACAG TTTGTATGCCACATGATCCATTGACTGCAGACAAATGGAAAATCCAGAATTCATCCTTTTTTGAACTGGACTTTTACAG GCTTGTTGACATCAAAATAACCTTCCAGCTGAAGGGGATCAACCTACAGACAGTGCGCTCACGGGAGTTACCTGACTGCTACTCTTTCTATATTACG GTAACATTTGACAACCAGTGTCACAGtggaaaagtgaaaatattccTGGACATAGACTCTCAGAGCAGCGCATGCCAAGACTGGAAGATATCTGGGACCG CTCAGAAGAACACACACTATCTTCTGGTGTTTGATGCCTTCGTCATTCTGGTTTGCCTTACATCAGCTGTGCTGTGCGCCCGCTCCATCATACTGGCTGTCAGGTTACTACAG AGATTTTCCAGATTCCTCCATGAGAACTACAACCGTAAAGTGTGTGAGGACGACCAGAGCGAGTTCCTTAACGGCTGGTATGTGCTGGTCATTGTCAGTGACCTCTTGGCCATAGTTGGATCCATTCTGAAGATGGAAATACAAGCAAAG AGTCTAACGAGTTATGATGTGTGCAGCATCTTTCTGGGAACATCTACATTAATGGTGTGGGTCGGCGTGATCAGGTATCTGGGTTACTTCCAGAAATACAAT GTGCTGATTTTAACCATGAAAGCAGCCTTCCCCAAAGTCCTGCGATTCTGCTGCTGTGCCGGCATGATCTACCTTGGCTACACCTTCTGCGGCTGGATCGTACTGGGGCCGTACCATGAGAAG TTTGAGGGTCTGAGTCGCGTGTCGGAGTGCCTGTTCTCCCTGGTGAACGGTGACGACATGTTCACCACCTTCGCCCAGCTGAAGGACAAAAACACTTTGGTGTGGCTCTTCAGCAGGGCTTACCTCTACTCCTTTATCTCCCTGTTCATCTACATGGTGCTGTCACTCTTCATCGCCCTCATCACCGATGCCTATGAGACCATCAAG AACTACCAGAAGGATGGATTCCCGCTGACAGATCTGCACAAGTTCCTCAGAGAGCAGAGTGATTTTGCTGTTGCAGAGGagagcagtcagacagacaaTCACGTCCGATACTCGATGTTCTGCTGCTGTGAAAG
- the clcc1 gene encoding chloride channel CLIC-like protein 1 isoform X2, with product MFLVLLVCTLALAATGQQEDEDWIDPYDMLNYDASTKTMRKPTEPANYQNVPTKRREYTQDSSQVELASYKDQVEGLKRQIEDQKKKIMALSQQPTCNPVFKRFLSRLLKEIQRIGLPSDSTDALYDAKIRLSRQSMTEIQNLLEGEDSWRTGALDNALSQILVDFKPHDYDAWKWHFEDTFGVEIDTLLKIGLFVLVIIAIICTELWSRVSWFMQFKRLFTVCFFVSIVWNWFYLYKIAFAEHQNNIAKMDSVNEKCTGVKKMDWSDSLKEWFRSTWTLQDDPCKRYYEVLMVNPILLVPPTKAISVTITTFITEPLKHLGQGISEFLRALLKDLPITLQIPVLLTIVISIVVCMYGSVQAAFRYGIAAPLRRRRRRDPPPPGLNQPQPPVLRIEDRDHLAGGDAPQQALRHRANDDRLQRNDIRQRQPNRVREEPAKIVVETLRTADRPYSEDETDGERREGSPESEQTEQSLSAVESDPQTESDSENQPDTQEELDGAGAGSVAHREAKANKDQSKTKPTDSSPAKTKPLKVKKKVSQDEPSRNRPQPAGRHLAQTKLGDDQDLEDSAEDRTTSLSERIPVQETSPTSVE from the exons ATGTTCCTCGTCTTACTGGTATGCACACTGGCTCTGGCTGCCACTGGGCAGCAGGAGGATGAGGACTGGATAGACCCTTATGATATGCTCAACTATGATGCAAGCACCAAAACGATGAGGAAGCCCACAGAG cCAGCAAACTATCAAAATGTGCCAACCAAAAGAAGAGAGTACACTCAGGACTCCAGCCAAGTTGAACTGGCATCGTATAAGGATCAAGTGGAAGGGTTAAAGAGACAG ATTGAAGatcaaaagaagaaaatcatgGCCCTCTCACAGCAGCCTACATGCAATCCAGTGTTCAAGCGATTTCTTAGTAGACTCCTGAAGGAGATACAAAGAATTGGTTTG CCCAGTGACTCCACAGACGCCTTGTACGATGCCAAAATCAGACTGTCCAGACAATCCATGACAGAGATTCAAAATCTTCTGGAAGGTGAAGACAGCTGGAGAACAGGAGCACTGGACAATGCCCTCAGTCAGATACTAGTGGATTTTAAACCACATGATTATGATGCCTGGAAGTGGCATTTTGAGGACACCTTTGGCGTGGAGATTGACACACTATTAAAA attGGGCTGTTTGTTCTGGTCATAATAGCCATCATCTGCACTGAGCTGTGGTCAAGGGTCTCCTGGTTTATGCAGTTCAAGAGACTGTTTACTGTCTGCTTCTTCGTCAGCATTGTCTGGAACTGGTTCTATCTGTACAAG ATTGCCTTTGCTGAGCACCAAAACAATATAGCAAAGATGGACAGCGTCAATGAAAAATGCACCGGAGTGAAGAAAATGGACTGGAGTGATAGTTTGAAAG AGTGGTTCAGAAGCACCTGGACTCTTCAGGATGATCCTTGTAAGAGATACTATGAAGTCCTCATGGTCAACCCCATTCTGCTTGTACCTCCCACCAAG GCAATATCAGTCACCATCACGACCTTCATCACAGAGCCACTGAAACATTTGGGCCAGGGGATCAGTGAGTTTCTTCGAGCCCTCCTCAAAGATCTACCAATCACCCTGCAGATCCCAGTTCTTCTCACTATCGTGATCTCCATTGTG GTATGCATGTATGGAAGTGTGCAGGCAGCCTTCCGGTATGGCATTGCTGCACCTCTGCGCCGCCGCCGTCGAAGAGATCCACCCCCTCCAGGGCTGAACCAACCACAGCCTCCTGTCTTGAGGATTGAGGACCGTGACCACCTAGCAGGAGGGGACGCACCACAACAGGCCCTGAGGCACAGAGCCAATGATGACAG ATTACAGAGGAATGACATTCGTCAGAGGCAACCCAACAGAGTCAGGGAAGAGCCAGCCAAGATAGTTGTGGAGACCCTGCGCACTGCTGACAGACCCTACAGCGAGGATGAGACAGATGGTGAACGGCGTGAGGGAAGTCCTGAATCAGAGCAGACAGAGCAGAGTCTCTCTGCTGTTGAAAGTGATCCTCAAACTGAGTCAGATTCAGAAAACCAGCCGGACACCCAAGAGGAGCTAGACGGAGCGGGTGCTGGCAGCGTTGCACACAGGGAAGCCAAAGCTAACAAGGACCAATCAAAAACTAAACCCACAGATTCATCTCCAGCAAAGACTAAACCTTTGAAAGTAAAGAAGAAAGTTTCTCAAGATGAACCCAGCAGAAACAGACCTCAGCCAGCAGGACGACACCTCGCACAAACTAAATTAGGTGATGATCAG GATCTTGAAGACTCAGCTGAAGACAGGACCACCTCTCTCTCCGAAAGGATCCCAGTTCAGGAGACGTCTCCAACATCAGTGGAATAA
- the ftsj3 gene encoding pre-rRNA 2'-O-ribose RNA methyltransferase FTSJ3: protein MGKKLKVGKTRKDKFYHLAKETGYRSRSSFKLIQLNRKFQFLQKARALVDLCAAPGGWLQVASKFMPVSSLIIGVDLVPIKPIPNVVALQEDITSEKCRQALRKELQTWKVDVVLNDGAPNVGANWQHDAFSQAHLTLMALKLACEFLTKGGTFVTKVFRSKDYQPLLWIFQQFFKKVQATKPQASRNESAEIFVVCQGFVAPDKIDGKFFDPKHAFKEVEVQAKTVKELIPDKKPKAEGYTDGDLTLYHSFTVTSFLKAENPIDFLGKASEITFDNPILESHGATSGEIKECCRDIKVLGRKELRLLLNWRSKLRRYLAKKLKEAKQPDGEINLSSDEEESNSEGETDKKKEGEDDDDEEEEMEMKLAELKAEEVAELKRKKRKLLKERRKQRERVELKMDLPGVSIADANDSSLFSLTNIKKKKVLADISKGDMQAADALVGEDDDLHLSDDEDDEADKMSLASDLDEDDLEEVEQKEKELEKKVPKKKVTFTEEEEDDEGEENGLLVELEGKDEKKERETDLWFSKGIFSEIDLEGDAESELRQTQWLQNKKSSKKRKAEEEEEEDAQPAEEEAGPSHKAEEESDSDSDDSSDDEKEITRMKQGRGAGGMSGEADDDDFQVVPVESISKKARILDAEGLALGCQIATSKKRARDLVDSSFHRFASSEEAWDVPEWFLDDERKHRKKPVPVTKEMVEEYKQKWKEIDARPIKRVAEAKARKKRRMLKKMEQAKKKAEAVVNTVDISEREKMAQLKSIYKKAGVGKEKREVTYVVAKKGAGKKVRRPPGIKGVFKVVDSRMKKDMRGMQRKEQHAKGHKGKGGKGRQSKGGKGGMKSGKGRKGK, encoded by the exons ATGGGGAAGAAACTCAAAGTTGGAAAGACCAGAAAAGACAAATTCTACCATTTAGCCAAAGAAACAG gTTATCGGTCTCGTTCCTCCTTCAAACTCATCCAGCTCAACCGTAAATTTCAGTTTCTGCAGAAAGCCAGGGCTCTGGTGGACCTGTGTGCAGCTCCTGGAGGATG GTTGCAGGTGGCGTCCAAGTTCATGCCTGTTTCAAGTCTAATTATTG GTGTCGACCTGGTGCCCATCAAGCCCATCCCCAATGTGGTGGCGCTGCAAGAAGACATCACCAGTGAGAAATGCAGACAG GCTCTTCGTAAGGAGCTGCAGACATGGAAGGTCGATGTGGTGTTGAATGATGGAGCCCCGAACGTGGGAGCCAACTGGCAGCATGATGCCTTCTCACAAG CTCATCTCACCCTCATGGCACTGAAGTTGGCCTGTGAGTTTCTGACCAAAGGTGGCACTTTCGTCACCAAGGTCTTCCGCTCCAAAGACTACCAGCCGCTGCTCTGGATCTTCCAACAGTTCTTCAAGAAGGTGCAGGCGACCAAGCCACAGGCATCTAGGAACGAGTCCGCCGAGATCTTTGTTGTCTGTCAGG GTTTTGTTGCCCCGGACAAAATTGATGGGAAGTTCTTTGACCCCAAACATGCGTTCAAAGAGGTGGAGGTGCAGGCCAAAACTGTGAAGGAGCTGATTCCTGACAAGAAGCCAAAG GCGGAGGGATACACAGACGGTGATCTGACACTCTACCACAGTTTCACAGTGACGTCCTTTCTCAAGGCTGAAAACCCTATCGACTTTCTGGGCAAAGCCAGTGAG ATTACCTTTGACAATCCCATCCTGGAGTCTCATGGCGCCACCAGCGGTGAAATAAAGGAGTGTTGTCGTGACATCAAAGTCTTGGGCCGCAAAGAACTTCG CCTGCTGCTGAACTGGAGGTCCAAGCTGAGGAGATACCTGGCCAAGAAACTGAAGGAGGCCAAACAGCCTGATGGAGAGATCAA CTTAAGCTCTGATGAAGAAGAGAGTAACTCAGAGGGAGAAACggacaaaaagaaagagggggaggatgatgatgatgaagaggaagaaatggaGATGAAGCTGGCTGAGCTGAAAGCTGAGGAGGTGGCTGAGCTCAAACG gaagaagaggaagctgtTGAAGGAGCGGAGGAAGCAGAGGGAGAGGGTGGAGCTTAAGATGGATCTGCCAGGCGTCTCCATCGCTGACGCCAACGACTCATCGCTGTTCTCCCTCACCAACATCAAGAAGAAAAAG GTGCTGGCCGATATATCTAAAGGGGACATGCAGGCAGCAGACGCCCTGGTGGGAGAAGATGATGACCTCCACCTGTCAGACGACGAGGATGATGAGGCAGATAAAATGTCCCTGGCTTCTGATTTAGATGAAGATGACTTGGAAGAGGTggagcagaaagagaaagagctgGAGAAGAAAGTGCCAAAGAAAAA AGTAACAttcactgaggaggaggaggacgatgaaggagaggagaatggCTTGCTGGTTGAACTAGAAGGAAAGGATGAGAAGAAAGAGCGAGAGACAGACCTGTGGTTCAGCAAG GGCATCTTCTCTGAGATCGACCTGGAAGGAGACGCAGAGAGTGAGCTCAGACAGACCCAGTGGCTCCAGAACAAAAAATCCA GCAAAAAGAGGAAagctgaggaagaagaggaggaggatgctcAGCCAGCAGAGGAAGAGGCGGGACCTTCACATAAAGCTGAAGAAGAGAGTGACAGCGACTCAGATGACAGCAGCgatgatgaaaa GGAGATTACCAGGATGAAGCAGGGCAGAGGTGCTGGTGGGATGTCGGGAGAGGCCGATGACGACGACTTCCAGGTTGTTCCTGTAGAAAGCATCA GTAAGAAAGCCAGAATCCTGGATGCAGAAGGGCTGGCCCTGGGCTGTCAGATCGCTACATCCAAGAAGAGAGCCAGAGACCTGGTGGACAGCTCCTtccacag GTTTGCTTCATCAGAGGAGGCGTGGGATGTACCAGAGTGGTTTCTGGACGACGAACGCAAACACCGGAAGAAGCCGGTGCCAGTTACCAAGGAGATGGTGGAAGAGTACAAACAAAAGTGGAAGGAGATTGATGCCCGACCCATTAAAAGAGTTGCTGAGGCCAAAGccaggaagaagaggagg ATGCTGAAGAAGATGGAGCAGGCTAAGAAGAAAGCAGAGGCAGTTGTCAACACAGTGGACATCTCCGAGAGGGAGAAGATGGCTCAGCTGAAGAG TATCTACAAGAAAGCCGGCGTtgggaaggagaagagagaagtaACATATGTCGTGGCCAAAAAAGGAGCCGGCAAGAAGGTGAGACGACCCCCCGGCATCAAGGGAGTCTTCAAAGTGGTGGACAGTCGCATGAAGAAAGACATGCGGGGGATGCAAAGGAAAGAACAACACGCTAAAGGGCACAAAGGAAAAGGTGGCAAAGGAAGACAGTCAAAGGgtggaaaaggaggaatgaAGAGTGGTAAAGGGcgaaaaggaaaataa
- the clcc1 gene encoding chloride channel CLIC-like protein 1 isoform X1, with translation MFLVLLVCTLALAATGQQEDEDWIDPYDMLNYDASTKTMRKPTEPANYQNVPTKRREYTQDSSQVELASYKDQVEGLKRQIEDQKKKIMALSQQPTCNPVFKRFLSRLLKEIQRIGLPSDSTDALYDAKIRLSRQSMTEIQNLLEGEDSWRTGALDNALSQILVDFKPHDYDAWKWHFEDTFGVEIDTLLKIGLFVLVIIAIICTELWSRVSWFMQFKRLFTVCFFVSIVWNWFYLYKIAFAEHQNNIAKMDSVNEKCTGVKKMDWSDSLKEWFRSTWTLQDDPCKRYYEVLMVNPILLVPPTKAISVTITTFITEPLKHLGQGISEFLRALLKDLPITLQIPVLLTIVISIVVCMYGSVQAAFRYGIAAPLRRRRRRDPPPPGLNQPQPPVLRIEDRDHLAGGDAPQQALRHRANDDRLQRDDRLQRDDRLQRNDIRQRQPNRVREEPAKIVVETLRTADRPYSEDETDGERREGSPESEQTEQSLSAVESDPQTESDSENQPDTQEELDGAGAGSVAHREAKANKDQSKTKPTDSSPAKTKPLKVKKKVSQDEPSRNRPQPAGRHLAQTKLGDDQDLEDSAEDRTTSLSERIPVQETSPTSVE, from the exons ATGTTCCTCGTCTTACTGGTATGCACACTGGCTCTGGCTGCCACTGGGCAGCAGGAGGATGAGGACTGGATAGACCCTTATGATATGCTCAACTATGATGCAAGCACCAAAACGATGAGGAAGCCCACAGAG cCAGCAAACTATCAAAATGTGCCAACCAAAAGAAGAGAGTACACTCAGGACTCCAGCCAAGTTGAACTGGCATCGTATAAGGATCAAGTGGAAGGGTTAAAGAGACAG ATTGAAGatcaaaagaagaaaatcatgGCCCTCTCACAGCAGCCTACATGCAATCCAGTGTTCAAGCGATTTCTTAGTAGACTCCTGAAGGAGATACAAAGAATTGGTTTG CCCAGTGACTCCACAGACGCCTTGTACGATGCCAAAATCAGACTGTCCAGACAATCCATGACAGAGATTCAAAATCTTCTGGAAGGTGAAGACAGCTGGAGAACAGGAGCACTGGACAATGCCCTCAGTCAGATACTAGTGGATTTTAAACCACATGATTATGATGCCTGGAAGTGGCATTTTGAGGACACCTTTGGCGTGGAGATTGACACACTATTAAAA attGGGCTGTTTGTTCTGGTCATAATAGCCATCATCTGCACTGAGCTGTGGTCAAGGGTCTCCTGGTTTATGCAGTTCAAGAGACTGTTTACTGTCTGCTTCTTCGTCAGCATTGTCTGGAACTGGTTCTATCTGTACAAG ATTGCCTTTGCTGAGCACCAAAACAATATAGCAAAGATGGACAGCGTCAATGAAAAATGCACCGGAGTGAAGAAAATGGACTGGAGTGATAGTTTGAAAG AGTGGTTCAGAAGCACCTGGACTCTTCAGGATGATCCTTGTAAGAGATACTATGAAGTCCTCATGGTCAACCCCATTCTGCTTGTACCTCCCACCAAG GCAATATCAGTCACCATCACGACCTTCATCACAGAGCCACTGAAACATTTGGGCCAGGGGATCAGTGAGTTTCTTCGAGCCCTCCTCAAAGATCTACCAATCACCCTGCAGATCCCAGTTCTTCTCACTATCGTGATCTCCATTGTG GTATGCATGTATGGAAGTGTGCAGGCAGCCTTCCGGTATGGCATTGCTGCACCTCTGCGCCGCCGCCGTCGAAGAGATCCACCCCCTCCAGGGCTGAACCAACCACAGCCTCCTGTCTTGAGGATTGAGGACCGTGACCACCTAGCAGGAGGGGACGCACCACAACAGGCCCTGAGGCACAGAGCCAATGATGACAGATTACAGAGGGATGACAGATTACAGAGGGATGACAGATTACAGAGGAATGACATTCGTCAGAGGCAACCCAACAGAGTCAGGGAAGAGCCAGCCAAGATAGTTGTGGAGACCCTGCGCACTGCTGACAGACCCTACAGCGAGGATGAGACAGATGGTGAACGGCGTGAGGGAAGTCCTGAATCAGAGCAGACAGAGCAGAGTCTCTCTGCTGTTGAAAGTGATCCTCAAACTGAGTCAGATTCAGAAAACCAGCCGGACACCCAAGAGGAGCTAGACGGAGCGGGTGCTGGCAGCGTTGCACACAGGGAAGCCAAAGCTAACAAGGACCAATCAAAAACTAAACCCACAGATTCATCTCCAGCAAAGACTAAACCTTTGAAAGTAAAGAAGAAAGTTTCTCAAGATGAACCCAGCAGAAACAGACCTCAGCCAGCAGGACGACACCTCGCACAAACTAAATTAGGTGATGATCAG GATCTTGAAGACTCAGCTGAAGACAGGACCACCTCTCTCTCCGAAAGGATCCCAGTTCAGGAGACGTCTCCAACATCAGTGGAATAA